Proteins co-encoded in one Astyanax mexicanus isolate ESR-SI-001 chromosome 1, AstMex3_surface, whole genome shotgun sequence genomic window:
- the LOC111196945 gene encoding uncharacterized protein LOC111196945 isoform X1, whose amino-acid sequence MSLSLKELCALVNVPYDRTLEEKVFSEEDEEDEEEDALCPRNISGQEQATEDVQDQVEHNESEKDDAHCSKNISGQEDAADGQDQMAHNGSELVEGNKENDVAEEALGGESRMGRPKRRTNTETWKVNTQKRRRMMGQSYLGRRQNEEVTREERKMGRPCQSVFCRKSKKLHCEAIQEADREAIFKYFWEKLDWRERKIYVVSLVDVGPVRRRRTGEEQSRRSASILCHLKVDGKRTRVCQSMFLSTLGIKQWCFLSWVGRREPEKIKKTSIRNEEVEFLQQFLKDLPKVPSHYCRSSSTKMYLEPLFKSISHLHSEYTHACAENNVQSLSRQVFSSIFNQLNLSLFHPKKDQCNTCCSYKVGNIDAGTWEEHCRKKESARVSKQEDKNNATEKTMVVCMDLQGLLLCPKLQASALYYKTKLGVHNFTMYNMATHDATNYLWHEGEGGLTANEFASCIIHFLEEHSMHDEYILWSDGCSYQNRNIVLSNALLKFATEKQKVVTQKYLEKGHTQMECDSVHSVIERRLRDRDIHVPAEYATVIRAARSNPRPYNVQYVNHSFFQDYSKLKLCKSIRPGKNPGESTVFDLRAIRYNVDGTMDYKTVHADDWTPYLSPTLRKRNSDTTVLPLYTSSLRIKALKYKHLQELKNFIPKDFHGFYDSLNYE is encoded by the exons CCGTATGATAGGACACTGGAGGAAAAGGTGTTTagtgaggaagatgaggaagacGAGGAAGAGG ATGCACTTTGCCCCAGAAATATCTCTGGACAAGAACAGGCCACTGAGGATGTGCAAGATCAGGTGGAACATAATGAATCCGAAAAAGACG atgcaCATTGTTCAAAAAATATCTCTGGACAAGAGGATGCTGCTGATGGACAAGATCAAATGGCACACAATGgatctgaactagtgg AGGGCAATAAAGAAAATGATGTAGCTGAGGAGGCTTTAGGTGGAGAGTCTcgcatgggaagaccaaaaaggCGGACAAACACAGAGACCTGGAAAGTCAACACTCAGAAAAGGAGAAGAATGATGGGTCAGTCATATCTTGGAagaaggcaaaatgaggaagTGACGAGGGAAGAAAGAAAAATGGGTAGGCCATGCCAGTCTGTATTTTGTAGGAAATCGAAAAAGCTGCACTGTGAAGCAATACAGGAAGCGGACAGGGAGGCAATTTTTAAATACTTCTGGGAAAAATTAGACTGGAGGGAGAGGAAAATTTATGTTGTGTCACTGGTAGATGTAGGCCCTGTGAGAAGACGACGGACAGGAGAAGAACAGTCAAGGAGGTCAGCATCCATTCTGTGTCACCTTAAAGTGGATGGCAAAAGGACCAGGGTATGTCAGAGCATGTTTCTTTCAACACTAGGGATCAAGCAGTGGTGCTTTCTAAGTTGGGTTGGCCGGAGAGAGCctgaaaagataaagaaaaccaGCATCAGGAATGAAGAGGTTGAGTTCCTTCAGCAGTTTCTAAAGGACCTTCCTAAGGTTCCATCTCATTACTGCAGATCTTCCTCTACAAAAATGTACTTGGAACCTCTTTTTAAATCCATCAGCCATCTTCATTCTGAATACACCCATGCTTGTGCAGAAAATAATGTCCAGTCTCTTTCAAGACAAGTATTCAGTagcatttttaaccaattaaatctCTCGCTGTTTCACCCCAAGAAAGATCAGTGCAATACGTGCTGTTCATATAAAGTTGGAAACATAGATGCTGGCACATGGGAAGAACATTGCAGGAAGAAGGAGTCAGCAAGAGTGAGCAAGCAGGAAGATAAAAACAATGCAACTGAGAAAACAATGGTGGTGTGTATGGATCTGCAGGGTTTACTTCTTTGCCCCAAACTTCAAGCCTCAGCACTCTACTATAAAACCAAGCTTGGTGTCCACAACTTCACAATGTACAACATGGCAACCCATGATGCTACTAATTATTTGTGGCATGAAGGGGAAGGTGGACTCACAGCTAATGAATTTGCTTCATGTATCATCCACTTCCTTGAGGAACACAGCATGCATGATGAATACATCTTATGGAGTGATGGATGCAGCTATCAAAATCGCAACATAGTTTTAAGCAATGCTCTGCTGAAGTTTGCAACTGAGAAGCAAAAGGTCGTTACCCAGAAGTACTTGGAAAAAGGGCATACACAAATGGAATGCGACTCCGTGCACAGCGTGATAGAGagaagactgagagacagagacatccATGTTCCAGCCGAGTATGCCACGGTGATCAGAGCAGCACGGTCCAATCCCAGGCCATACAATGTGCAATATGTCAACCACAGTTTCTTCCAGGACTACAGCAAGCTGAAGCTTTGTAAGTCCATCCGTCCTGGCAAAAACCCTGGAGAATCAACTGTGTTTGACCTCCGGGCTATCAG GTACAACGTGGATGGTACCATGGACTACAAAACTGTCCATGCAGATGACTGGACACCTTACCTCTCACCCACTCTTAGGAAGAGGAACAGTGACACCACAGTGCTACCACTGTACACATCCAGCCTGAGAATCAAGGCGCTGAAATACAAGCACCTCCAAGAACTTAAGAATTTCATTCCCAAGGACTTTCATGGATTTTATGATTCACTTAACTATGAGTGA
- the LOC111196945 gene encoding uncharacterized protein LOC111196945 isoform X2, giving the protein MAHNGSELVEGNKENDVAEEALGGESRMGRPKRRTNTETWKVNTQKRRRMMGQSYLGRRQNEEVTREERKMGRPCQSVFCRKSKKLHCEAIQEADREAIFKYFWEKLDWRERKIYVVSLVDVGPVRRRRTGEEQSRRSASILCHLKVDGKRTRVCQSMFLSTLGIKQWCFLSWVGRREPEKIKKTSIRNEEVEFLQQFLKDLPKVPSHYCRSSSTKMYLEPLFKSISHLHSEYTHACAENNVQSLSRQVFSSIFNQLNLSLFHPKKDQCNTCCSYKVGNIDAGTWEEHCRKKESARVSKQEDKNNATEKTMVVCMDLQGLLLCPKLQASALYYKTKLGVHNFTMYNMATHDATNYLWHEGEGGLTANEFASCIIHFLEEHSMHDEYILWSDGCSYQNRNIVLSNALLKFATEKQKVVTQKYLEKGHTQMECDSVHSVIERRLRDRDIHVPAEYATVIRAARSNPRPYNVQYVNHSFFQDYSKLKLCKSIRPGKNPGESTVFDLRAIRYNVDGTMDYKTVHADDWTPYLSPTLRKRNSDTTVLPLYTSSLRIKALKYKHLQELKNFIPKDFHGFYDSLNYE; this is encoded by the exons ATGGCACACAATGgatctgaactagtgg AGGGCAATAAAGAAAATGATGTAGCTGAGGAGGCTTTAGGTGGAGAGTCTcgcatgggaagaccaaaaaggCGGACAAACACAGAGACCTGGAAAGTCAACACTCAGAAAAGGAGAAGAATGATGGGTCAGTCATATCTTGGAagaaggcaaaatgaggaagTGACGAGGGAAGAAAGAAAAATGGGTAGGCCATGCCAGTCTGTATTTTGTAGGAAATCGAAAAAGCTGCACTGTGAAGCAATACAGGAAGCGGACAGGGAGGCAATTTTTAAATACTTCTGGGAAAAATTAGACTGGAGGGAGAGGAAAATTTATGTTGTGTCACTGGTAGATGTAGGCCCTGTGAGAAGACGACGGACAGGAGAAGAACAGTCAAGGAGGTCAGCATCCATTCTGTGTCACCTTAAAGTGGATGGCAAAAGGACCAGGGTATGTCAGAGCATGTTTCTTTCAACACTAGGGATCAAGCAGTGGTGCTTTCTAAGTTGGGTTGGCCGGAGAGAGCctgaaaagataaagaaaaccaGCATCAGGAATGAAGAGGTTGAGTTCCTTCAGCAGTTTCTAAAGGACCTTCCTAAGGTTCCATCTCATTACTGCAGATCTTCCTCTACAAAAATGTACTTGGAACCTCTTTTTAAATCCATCAGCCATCTTCATTCTGAATACACCCATGCTTGTGCAGAAAATAATGTCCAGTCTCTTTCAAGACAAGTATTCAGTagcatttttaaccaattaaatctCTCGCTGTTTCACCCCAAGAAAGATCAGTGCAATACGTGCTGTTCATATAAAGTTGGAAACATAGATGCTGGCACATGGGAAGAACATTGCAGGAAGAAGGAGTCAGCAAGAGTGAGCAAGCAGGAAGATAAAAACAATGCAACTGAGAAAACAATGGTGGTGTGTATGGATCTGCAGGGTTTACTTCTTTGCCCCAAACTTCAAGCCTCAGCACTCTACTATAAAACCAAGCTTGGTGTCCACAACTTCACAATGTACAACATGGCAACCCATGATGCTACTAATTATTTGTGGCATGAAGGGGAAGGTGGACTCACAGCTAATGAATTTGCTTCATGTATCATCCACTTCCTTGAGGAACACAGCATGCATGATGAATACATCTTATGGAGTGATGGATGCAGCTATCAAAATCGCAACATAGTTTTAAGCAATGCTCTGCTGAAGTTTGCAACTGAGAAGCAAAAGGTCGTTACCCAGAAGTACTTGGAAAAAGGGCATACACAAATGGAATGCGACTCCGTGCACAGCGTGATAGAGagaagactgagagacagagacatccATGTTCCAGCCGAGTATGCCACGGTGATCAGAGCAGCACGGTCCAATCCCAGGCCATACAATGTGCAATATGTCAACCACAGTTTCTTCCAGGACTACAGCAAGCTGAAGCTTTGTAAGTCCATCCGTCCTGGCAAAAACCCTGGAGAATCAACTGTGTTTGACCTCCGGGCTATCAG GTACAACGTGGATGGTACCATGGACTACAAAACTGTCCATGCAGATGACTGGACACCTTACCTCTCACCCACTCTTAGGAAGAGGAACAGTGACACCACAGTGCTACCACTGTACACATCCAGCCTGAGAATCAAGGCGCTGAAATACAAGCACCTCCAAGAACTTAAGAATTTCATTCCCAAGGACTTTCATGGATTTTATGATTCACTTAACTATGAGTGA